GATGGTGATGGCTCATGTTAAATACCGGGAAGCAAAGGACTTAAAGTACGTGGCGATGAACCATGGCTCCCACCTGTACGCCAACCCCGGTAAGAAGAGAGGGGGCCTGTGGTGGACATATCTGCTGAGTTTGGTCTTCAAAGCTGGATTCGACACATCTTTTCTCTATATTCTGTACCGGCTGTACCATGGATATGACCTGCCCAGGTAATGATGGGAACTTACTATCTCTTCAATGAAACTGTGGTGTTCTGTACCAGCTATAATAAACTCTACTGCTTTCTTTCAGGTTGTCGAAATGCTCCCTGGACCCATGTCCTAACACTGTTGATTGCTTCATCAGTCGTCCAACGGAGAAGAAGATCTTCATGCTGTTCATGGTCGTATCCAGCGCTCTGTGCATCTTTATGTGCATCCTCGAGATGATTTATCTCATCGGCAAGCGCATTGCCAAAGTGTTAAGGGTCAGACATGAAAATGAGAGGGTCGTGTTTGCTGACCATCATGAGCTCACCACCATCGCTCCTCCCAGGTCCCAGTATCGGAGAACTGATCCAACACTGGCAGAGAGCCAGCTGAGTTTAAACAGGAGGGATAAGGTCAGAGAAGGTGGTATAAGTACAACACTGTAGGACCAAAGGGATCACAACATCATGGGTTTGTCATAATGAGT
This is a stretch of genomic DNA from Acanthochromis polyacanthus isolate Apoly-LR-REF ecotype Palm Island chromosome 1, KAUST_Apoly_ChrSc, whole genome shotgun sequence. It encodes these proteins:
- the gjb9a gene encoding gap junction protein beta 9a, with the protein product MNWSGLQSLLSGVNKYSTAFGRIWLSMVFVFRVLVFVVAAQRVWGDESKDFVCNTRQPGCTNVCYDHLFPISHIRLWALQLIFVTCPSLMVMAHVKYREAKDLKYVAMNHGSHLYANPGKKRGGLWWTYLLSLVFKAGFDTSFLYILYRLYHGYDLPRLSKCSLDPCPNTVDCFISRPTEKKIFMLFMVVSSALCIFMCILEMIYLIGKRIAKVLRVRHENERVVFADHHELTTIAPPRSQYRRTDPTLAESQLSLNRRDKVREGGISTTL